From Corynebacterium sp. BD556, the proteins below share one genomic window:
- a CDS encoding ATP-binding cassette domain-containing protein: MSAIIELRDISKSYGGFAALRGINLRIREGEVTCVLGDNGAGKSTLIKILAGVHPPSSGEMLVNDTPVAFASPREALERGIATVHQDLAVIDDMSVWRNFFLGQELTGFAGSLREAEMRQVCAAELSKMGVDIPDVNVAAGDLSGGQRQVLSIARAMFFGARVIVLDEPTAALGVKQSGVVLRFIAQARDAGVAVVLVTHNPHHAYLVGDHFTIVKLGRQEIDELRSNITLDELTSYMAGGAELEALSHELKRA; this comes from the coding sequence GTGTCTGCCATCATCGAGCTGCGTGATATTTCCAAGTCTTATGGGGGCTTTGCTGCGCTTCGCGGGATAAACCTGAGGATTCGCGAAGGTGAAGTAACCTGCGTGTTGGGCGACAACGGCGCCGGCAAGTCAACCTTGATTAAAATTTTGGCTGGGGTGCACCCGCCGTCGAGCGGCGAGATGCTTGTCAACGACACCCCCGTCGCCTTCGCTTCACCGCGTGAGGCGCTTGAGCGTGGTATTGCCACTGTCCACCAGGATTTGGCGGTCATTGACGATATGAGTGTGTGGCGCAATTTCTTTCTTGGCCAGGAGTTGACTGGTTTCGCCGGAAGTCTGCGCGAAGCAGAGATGCGTCAGGTGTGCGCGGCTGAGCTTTCAAAGATGGGCGTTGACATCCCGGACGTTAATGTAGCCGCTGGTGATCTTTCCGGAGGTCAGCGGCAGGTGCTTTCCATTGCGCGGGCCATGTTTTTCGGCGCCCGTGTCATCGTGCTTGATGAGCCGACCGCGGCGCTTGGTGTGAAGCAGTCCGGTGTTGTGCTGCGTTTCATTGCACAAGCCCGCGACGCAGGGGTGGCGGTGGTGCTTGTGACGCACAATCCGCACCACGCCTACCTCGTCGGGGACCACTTCACCATTGTGAAACTGGGCAGGCAGGAGATCGACGAACTTCGTTCCAACATCACTTTGGACGAGCTAACCAGCTATATGGCTGGCGGGGCGGAGCTTGAGGCGCTGAGCCACGAACTCAAGCGGGCTTAA
- a CDS encoding YbjN domain-containing protein has translation MSTNFVSQVTIDRVIAAMSEHGVELSDDPSGRVARCNLNGLHVLFVLLDTVLIVRADTHTDIAGDTPDATLYLSANQINASMISGRAIVVNKTKNLVIRTESEVLVAAGLSDKQLSRACKNAVDAVIQAQDAMKALSESMATQREADKA, from the coding sequence ATGAGCACTAATTTCGTCTCACAGGTCACCATCGACCGTGTCATTGCCGCCATGTCCGAGCACGGCGTTGAGCTATCCGACGACCCTTCTGGCCGTGTCGCACGCTGCAATCTCAACGGTTTGCACGTGTTATTCGTCCTGCTGGACACAGTTTTGATTGTCCGCGCTGACACGCACACAGACATCGCCGGGGATACCCCAGACGCGACGTTGTACCTCAGCGCTAATCAAATTAACGCATCCATGATTTCCGGTCGCGCCATCGTGGTCAATAAGACGAAAAACCTCGTGATTCGCACCGAATCAGAAGTCCTCGTCGCTGCCGGCCTGAGCGATAAGCAGCTTTCCCGAGCCTGCAAAAACGCCGTGGACGCAGTCATTCAGGCGCAGGACGCGATGAAGGCGCTGAGTGAATCCATGGCGACGCAGCGCGAGGCCGACAAAGCCTAA
- a CDS encoding YbjN domain-containing protein: protein MSEHNQPEEESNQVAPVDLEAVAAIFEAENLEYRIEGSLIRSGFVNAAIILTIDENLLVFEAAWRGDFPLDLASHVLFACNEHNQTHFAPTLRFFEKGQEHLAVSAVRTLDITHGASFNQLGSFLVSSIEATLQAFDFLAASFPTLVTWEEPHNEH from the coding sequence GTGAGTGAACATAACCAGCCGGAAGAAGAAAGCAACCAGGTTGCACCCGTCGACCTGGAGGCGGTGGCGGCGATCTTTGAGGCTGAAAACCTCGAATACCGCATTGAGGGCAGCTTGATTCGCAGCGGTTTCGTCAACGCCGCGATCATCCTCACCATCGACGAGAACTTACTTGTTTTCGAGGCCGCGTGGCGCGGCGACTTCCCGCTCGACTTGGCCTCGCACGTACTTTTTGCCTGCAATGAGCACAACCAAACCCATTTCGCGCCGACCCTGCGGTTTTTCGAAAAGGGCCAGGAGCACCTAGCGGTCAGCGCAGTGCGCACCCTCGACATCACACACGGCGCCAGCTTCAACCAGTTGGGTTCCTTCCTTGTCAGCTCGATCGAGGCCACGCTTCAGGCCTTTGATTTCCTCGCCGCTTCGTTTCCCACCCTCGTCACCTGGGAGGAGCCACACAATGAGCACTAA